A single genomic interval of Microbacterium oleivorans harbors:
- a CDS encoding ABC transporter permease, translating into MAITLDAPIRPAEPIAPEPSGGPRRSHARTARTRAARGIRSILRQPTLVLAVAVLALVVLWAVAPTWFTTWDPIEGVARDRLQPPSTEHVFGTDNLGRDLFARVVHGSATSLAATSVAVVVGLTVGSVFGLLAGFLRGLVDDAIMRFMDVLLAIPSLLLSLALITALGFGTINVAIAVGLASVASFSRVMRAEVLQVATAVYVEAARVSGVRWYTILARHVLPNASGPVVALAALEFGVMVLAISSLSFLGFGAPPPTPEWGSLVSGGRDYLAVAWWLTTLPGLVIVAVVLSANRISRALERNGGTR; encoded by the coding sequence CCCGCACGGCGCGGACACGCGCCGCACGCGGCATCCGTTCGATCCTCCGCCAGCCCACGCTCGTGCTCGCCGTCGCGGTGCTCGCCCTGGTCGTGCTGTGGGCCGTGGCGCCGACCTGGTTCACGACGTGGGATCCGATCGAGGGGGTGGCGCGCGACCGGCTGCAGCCGCCGTCGACCGAGCACGTGTTCGGCACCGACAACCTCGGCCGGGACCTCTTCGCCCGGGTCGTGCACGGCTCGGCCACGTCGCTCGCCGCGACGAGCGTCGCGGTCGTCGTCGGGCTCACGGTGGGCTCGGTGTTCGGGCTGCTCGCCGGCTTCCTGCGCGGTCTCGTCGACGACGCGATCATGCGCTTCATGGACGTTCTCCTGGCCATCCCGAGCCTGCTGCTCTCGCTCGCCCTCATCACGGCTCTCGGCTTCGGGACGATCAACGTCGCGATCGCGGTCGGGCTCGCGAGCGTCGCGTCGTTCTCCCGCGTGATGCGCGCCGAGGTGCTGCAGGTCGCGACGGCGGTGTACGTCGAGGCCGCCCGCGTCTCGGGGGTGCGGTGGTACACGATCCTCGCCCGCCACGTGCTGCCGAACGCGTCGGGACCGGTCGTCGCCCTGGCCGCACTGGAGTTCGGCGTCATGGTGCTGGCTATCTCGTCGCTGTCGTTCCTCGGATTCGGGGCACCGCCGCCGACGCCCGAGTGGGGGTCGCTCGTGTCGGGCGGCCGCGACTACCTCGCTGTGGCCTGGTGGCTGACGACGCTCCCCGGGCTCGTGATCGTCGCCGTCGTGCTCTCGGCCAACCGCATCTCACGCGCTCTCGAACGCAACGGAGGAACCCGATGA